One part of the Prunus persica cultivar Lovell chromosome G5, Prunus_persica_NCBIv2, whole genome shotgun sequence genome encodes these proteins:
- the LOC18777134 gene encoding aldehyde dehydrogenase family 2 member B4, mitochondrial, whose protein sequence is MAARRLSCLLSRSLSASSAAAAASSSSSGSASLLLSQGRRVNRFSTAAATEELIIPPVQISHTQHLINGQFVDAASGKTFPTYDPRTGEVIAHVAEGDAEDINRAVAAARKAFDEGPWPKMSAYERSRILLRFADLVEKHSEELAALETWNNGKPYEQALHAEIPMLARLFHYYAGWADKIHGLTVPADGKYHIQTLHEPIGVAGQIIPWNFPLLMFAWKVGPALACGNTIVLKTAEQTPLTALYVAKLFQEAGLPPGVLNVVSGDGPTAGAPLASHMDVDKVAFTGSTDTGKIILELAARSNLKPVTLELGGKSPFIICEDADIDHAVELAHFALFFNQGQCCCAGSRTFVHERVYDEFIEKAKARAVKRVVGDPFKKGVEQGPQIDNEQFEKVLRYIRAGIDSDATLECGGGRLGSKGYFIEPTVFSNVKDDMLIAKDEIFGPVQSILKFKDLDEVVRRANATRYGLAAGVFTRNIDTANYFTRALRAGTVWVNCFDVFDAAIPFGGYKMSGIGREKGIYSLNNYLQVKAVVTPLKNPAWL, encoded by the exons GGAGAAGGGTCAACAGATTTAGCACTGCTGCAGCAACTGAGGAATTAATCATTCCACCTGTTCAAATAAGTCACACTCAGCATCTAATCAATGGCCAATTTGTTGATGCTGCATCag GAAAAACATTTCCAACATACGATCCTCGTACAGGAGAAGTGATTGCTCATGTGGCTGAGGGTGATGCAGAAGATATTAATCGTGCAGTAGCTGCTGCTCGTAAGGCATTCGATGAGGGACCATGGCCAAAGATGAGCGCTTAT GAAAGATCACGGATACTATTACGCTTTGctgatttggttgagaaacaTAGTGAAGAACTTGCAGCTCTTGAGACATGGAATAATGGGAAGCCTTATGAACAGGCCTTGCATGCCGAAATACCAATGTTGGCTCGTCTATTTCACTACTATGCTG GGTGGGCAGACAAAATCCATGGTTTAACTGTTCCGGCTGATGGAAAGTATCATATTCAAACCCTGCATGAACCAATTGGTGTTGCAGGGCAGATAATTCCGTGGAACTTTCCTCTGCTCATGTTTGCGTGGAAAGTTGGGCCGGCACTGGCTTGTGGTAATACTATTGTCCTAAAGACCGCAGAGCAGACGCCCCTGACTGCACTCTATGTGGCAAAGCTATTCCAAGAG GCTGGTCTTCCTCCTGGTGTCTTAAATGTAGTTTCTGGAGATGGGCCAACAGCTGGTGCTCCTCTTGCCAGTCATATGGATGTGGACAAG GTAGCTTTCACCGGATCAACTGATACCGGTAAGATTATTCTTGAGTTGGCTGCAAGAAGTAATCTTAAGCCAGTAACATTGGAGCTTGGAGGGAAATCACCTTTCATAATATGTGAGGATGCTGACATTGATCATGCTGTAGAGCTTGCACACTTTGCTCTCTTCTTTAATCAG GGGCAATGTTGCTGTGCTGGGTCTCGTACTTTTGTTCATGAGCGTGTGTATGATGagttcatagagaaagcaaagGCACGTGCTGTGAAACGTGTCGTTGGTGATCCCTTTAAGAAGGGTGTTGAACAAGGCCCTcag ATCGATAACGAGCAGTTTGAGAAGGTCCTTCGATACATAAGAGCTGGCATTGACAGCGATGCTACACTTGAGTGTGGAGGTGGAAGATTGGGCTCTAAGGGATACTTCATCGAGCCAACTGTTTTCTCAAATGTTAAG GATGACATGTTGATAGCAAAGGATGAGATTTTCGGTCCAGTGCaatcaattttgaaattcaa GGACCTTGATGAAGTAGTACGAAGGGCAAACGCGACGCGTTATGGTCTAGCTGCCGGTGTTTTCACCAGGAACATTGACACTGCAAACTACTTTACACGGGCGTTGAGGGCTGGGACAGTCTGGGTTAACTGCTTCGACGTCTTTGATGCTGCAATTCCTTTTGGTGGATACAAGATGAGTGGAATAGGCAGAGAGAAGGGAATCTACAGCCTTAATAACTACTTGCAGGTGAAGGCTGTTGTTACTCCTTTGAAGAATCCAGCATGGTTGTAA